From the genome of Peromyscus maniculatus bairdii isolate BWxNUB_F1_BW_parent chromosome 19, HU_Pman_BW_mat_3.1, whole genome shotgun sequence:
GAcctggggctggaggtggggaAGCTGGCCGAGCGCGGGGCGCGGCTGGTTGCCGAGGGCAACAAGTTGCATTTCCGGCTCCACCGCAAGACCGGAGATTTGTTCGTCAAGGAGAAACTGGATCGCGAGGCACTCTGTGGCAAAGCTGACCCATGCGTGCTGCACTTTGAAATTGTTCTGGCAGAGCCTCTGCAGTCCTTccgtgtggaagtcagagtatTTGATATCAATGACAATGCCCCAGTTTTTCTAAACAAGGAGCCTCTTTTAAAGATTCCCGAGAGCACCCCTTTGGGTTCACGCTTTCCACTGCAGAGCGCCCAGGATCTAGACGTGGGACTCAATGGTCTCCAAAACTACACCCTGAGTGCAAACGCCTATTTCCACCTGCACACACGCTTCCGAAGCCATGGGCCCAAATATGCGGAACTTGTGCTGGATAATCCCCTGGATAGAGAGGAGCAGCCTGAAGTCAACTTGACCATTACAGCAGTGGATGGCGGGTCCCCTCCTAAGTCTGGCACTGCCAACATTCGAGTGGTTGTCCTGGACGTCAACGACCACGTGCCCCAGTTCTCTCGTCTGGTGTACCGCGCTCAGGTGCCAGAGAACAGCGACAACGGCTctttagtggtggtggtgactgCCACGGACCTGGATGAGGGCACCAACAAGCAGATAACTTACTCTTTAGCTGAAAATCCGGAAGCAGTTCTCCAGACATTTCTTGTCGACTCGCAAACTGGAGAGGTACGACTCCGAGGGCCCCTAGATTTTGAAACCATAGAAACATATGACATTGACATTCAAGCTACAGATGGAGGGGGCCTTTCTGCCCACAGCAAAGTCTTGGTGGAAGTGGTGGATGTAAATGACAATCCTCCAGAAGTGACAGTCTCCTCAGTGTCTAGCCCTCTTCCTGAGGACTCTCCGCTCCAGACTGTAGTGGCCCTCTTCACTATCCGAGATCGGGATGTGCGAGTTGGAGGAAAAATCACCTGCTTCCTCAGAGAAGACTTGCCCTTTGTAGTCAAACACACATTCCGGAATTCTTACTCGCTGGTCACTGACAGAAGCTTGGATAGGGAGGATGTCTCTAGCTATAACATCACCCTCGTTGCTATGGATACTGGACCACCCAACCTGTCCACAGAGACTGTGATTGAAGTGCTAATATCAGACATAAATGACAATCCTCCGGTCTTTCAGGAGGACTCCTACATCTTGACTGTTCGTGAAAACAACAGCCCTGCCATTTTTATTGGCAAAGTCCACGCTGAGGACCTAGACGTGGGTGAAAATGCCCAGGTAACATATTCCTTGCTGCCTCCAAAGAGTGGAGATCTGTCAGTCTTTGCTTACATCTCCATAAATTCAGACAACGGAAAGCTCTACGCACTAAGAACCATGGATTATGAGGCCATCCAAGATTTTCAATTTGTGGTAAAGGCAACGGATGGGGGTTTTCTGTCACTGAGTAGCCAGGCTACTGTCAGAGTGGTTGTCCTCGATGACAATGACAATCGTCCGATGATCTTGTACCCACTGCAGAATGGCAGCTTGCCCTGCAACGACCTGGTACCCAGGTCTGCAGAGGCAGGTTACCTGGTGACCAAAGTGGTGGCTGTTGATGGTGACTCCGGGCAGAATTCTTGGCTTTCATACCATCTCCTTAAAGCCACTGACCTTGGGTTATTTTCTGTTCAGAGACAAAATGGGGAAATACGTACACTGAGGCAGATATCTGAGAGAGACCCGATGATGCAGAAACTGATCATTCTTGTTCAGGATCATGGCCAACCCGCTCTCTCCACTACCGCCTCACTCAACATCCTGCTGGTAGATGGCTTTTCAGAGCCTTACTTACAGTTCCAGGATCCATCCAAGCATTCTAGAAAGGTAAATC
Proteins encoded in this window:
- the Pcdhb1 gene encoding protocadherin beta-1 isoform X2, with the protein product MMAAARRKPWQNRQVGSLLFFWCVSVGGAATIRYSVAEEMESGSFVANVAKDLGLEVGKLAERGARLVAEGNKLHFRLHRKTGDLFVKEKLDREALCGKADPCVLHFEIVLAEPLQSFRVEVRVFDINDNAPVFLNKEPLLKIPESTPLGSRFPLQSAQDLDVGLNGLQNYTLSANAYFHLHTRFRSHGPKYAELVLDNPLDREEQPEVNLTITAVDGGSPPKSGTANIRVVVLDVNDHVPQFSRLVYRAQVPENSDNGSLVVVVTATDLDEGTNKQITYSLAENPEAVLQTFLVDSQTGEVRLRGPLDFETIETYDIDIQATDGGGLSAHSKVLVEVVDVNDNPPEVTVSSVSSPLPEDSPLQTVVALFTIRDRDVRVGGKITCFLREDLPFVVKHTFRNSYSLVTDRSLDREDVSSYNITLVAMDTGPPNLSTETVIEVLISDINDNPPVFQEDSYILTVRENNSPAIFIGKVHAEDLDVGENAQVTYSLLPPKSGDLSVFAYISINSDNGKLYALRTMDYEAIQDFQFVVKATDGGFLSLSSQATVRVVVLDDNDNRPMILYPLQNGSLPCNDLVPRSAEAGYLVTKVVAVDGDSGQNSWLSYHLLKATDLGLFSVQRQNGEIRTLRQISERDPMMQKLIILVQDHGQPALSTTASLNILLVDGFSEPYLQFQDPSKHSRKNPGPPLQ
- the Pcdhb1 gene encoding protocadherin beta-1 isoform X1, which gives rise to MMAAARRKPWQNRQVGSLLFFWCVSVGGAATIRYSVAEEMESGSFVANVAKDLGLEVGKLAERGARLVAEGNKLHFRLHRKTGDLFVKEKLDREALCGKADPCVLHFEIVLAEPLQSFRVEVRVFDINDNAPVFLNKEPLLKIPESTPLGSRFPLQSAQDLDVGLNGLQNYTLSANAYFHLHTRFRSHGPKYAELVLDNPLDREEQPEVNLTITAVDGGSPPKSGTANIRVVVLDVNDHVPQFSRLVYRAQVPENSDNGSLVVVVTATDLDEGTNKQITYSLAENPEAVLQTFLVDSQTGEVRLRGPLDFETIETYDIDIQATDGGGLSAHSKVLVEVVDVNDNPPEVTVSSVSSPLPEDSPLQTVVALFTIRDRDVRVGGKITCFLREDLPFVVKHTFRNSYSLVTDRSLDREDVSSYNITLVAMDTGPPNLSTETVIEVLISDINDNPPVFQEDSYILTVRENNSPAIFIGKVHAEDLDVGENAQVTYSLLPPKSGDLSVFAYISINSDNGKLYALRTMDYEAIQDFQFVVKATDGGFLSLSSQATVRVVVLDDNDNRPMILYPLQNGSLPCNDLVPRSAEAGYLVTKVVAVDGDSGQNSWLSYHLLKATDLGLFSVQRQNGEIRTLRQISERDPMMQKLIILVQDHGQPALSTTASLNILLVDGFSEPYLQFQDPSKHSRKVNPTTKYLVISLAVLSFLFLFSVTVIFVIHLYQKIKHRDKLTIQEHFYDDCNFPNNLVQGRGNGSLSQPCPYDMCSATGTGNSEFRFLKRFMPNFPFPHAPGEAKTEGDSSLPPDSKRNRPQGSEGRARIGDDYM